In Nitrospirota bacterium, a single genomic region encodes these proteins:
- a CDS encoding DEAD/DEAH box helicase, producing MVTSGRMPLSRFHPVIADWFRTRFGEPTDVQVRSWPAIASGSDVLIAAPTGSGKTLAAFLSCIDALFKQALACELDDRTQVLYVSPLKALSNDVQKNLQQPLAEIGQAALAAGLLLPEIRVLVRTGDTPALDRQQMLRRPPHILITTPESLYLLLTAEKSRLMLRDVRTVIVDEIHALAPNKRGAHLALSLERLEALTAARPVRIGLSATQRPIETVAEFLVGDRVRSSEFEVRGYSISESPNFERPAPRTSNFEPRTSNSIAPCAIVDVGHRRDMDVAVEVPKDELGAVATNAIWRDIYDRVAELVQQHRSTLVFVNTRRLAERVAHDLEERLQHLGAQVVAAHHGSLSRQIRLSAEERLKTGRTRVVVATASLELGIDVGTVDLVCQIGSPRAIATALQRIGRSGHWIKAVPKGRLFATTRDELIECAALVRAIRRGALDRLDVPTAPLDILAQQIVAAAATQEWREDELFALCRRAYPYRELDRKDFDAVVRMLSDGIPAGRGRGRAYLYHDRINRRIKARRGARLAAITSGGAIPDTANYTVIAEPDGTVVGSVDEDFAVESLAGDIILLGNASWRIRNVETGKMRVEDAHGAPPTIPFWRGEAPSRTAELSAEVAALRQEIAKQACGMKQEASGGESLLGNPLASGFLPLAWLKKECGLDQRGAEQAVAYVASGVAVLGAVPTQETVIAERFFDESGGMQLVIHAPFGGCLNRAWGLALRKRFCVTFDFELQAAATDEGVVISLGERHSFPLESVFGFVRSESVREVLTQAILAAPMFASRWRWNATRALALLRFANGKRVPPQIQRMRAEDLLAAVFPAALACQDNMRDPHAPRDLPDHPLVKETVRDCLTEAMDLDGLIAVLQRIERGEIRCVAVDTPVPSPFCHEILNANPYAYLDDAPLEERRARAVEMRRTLPPEMAGNIGALDPAAIAEVREEAWPVVRDADELHDALLTLLWVPRDQVPAWEAYLPVLMESGRAIELQVRGEGREARGWTATENRAAVERMFAGGDEAALDATVLGWMESIGPTTAAELAERLHVPSDWVQGSLIRLESTGQALRGHFRPIPHSPFHISHSGAAAPVEWCHRRLLARIHRLTIARLRKEIEPVTAAEFMRFLLQWQHVVPGSRQHGEPGLLKVIEQLAGFEAAASAWESQILRVRMAKYEPELLDRLCLSGAVSWGRLTPHPRLADGWGAESSRRGHRIVPTSVAPISLFPREEAAWLLATFGEERRQPDDTSGLSSVAQDLQGYLRERGASFFADLVRGTGHLPSQVEDGLWELVAAGLVTADGFDNLRALMDPRRRRAEGRARLRRPRHAAGRWSLLREAVSRQRIASSEQRTHSGSELSATSSSLSANILAEQVARQLLRRYGVVFRDLLGRESLSLPWRDLLVQYRRLELRGEVRGGRFVSGFTGEQFALPEAVESLRALRKSGGSGAAGQEIKLSAADPLNLVGVILPGPRVPAQPSNFIVFQDGMVLRVDAASAVVSIDAARSSNR from the coding sequence ATGGTAACATCCGGGCGCATGCCGCTCTCCCGCTTCCATCCCGTTATTGCCGACTGGTTCCGGACGCGATTCGGCGAGCCGACCGACGTCCAGGTGCGTAGTTGGCCGGCGATCGCCTCCGGCTCGGATGTTTTGATCGCCGCGCCCACCGGATCGGGCAAAACCCTCGCTGCCTTTCTCTCCTGCATCGATGCGCTCTTCAAGCAGGCTCTCGCCTGCGAGCTGGACGACCGTACCCAGGTGCTGTACGTCTCGCCGCTCAAAGCGCTGAGCAATGACGTCCAGAAAAATCTGCAGCAGCCGTTAGCGGAGATCGGGCAGGCCGCGCTGGCGGCGGGCCTGCTCCTGCCCGAGATCCGCGTGCTGGTCCGGACCGGCGATACGCCGGCTTTGGACCGGCAGCAGATGCTGCGCCGTCCGCCCCACATTTTGATCACGACGCCGGAGTCCCTGTATCTGTTGCTCACCGCGGAAAAGAGTCGGCTGATGCTGCGCGATGTGCGCACGGTGATCGTCGATGAAATTCATGCGCTTGCGCCGAACAAGCGCGGCGCCCATCTGGCCCTGTCGCTGGAACGGCTCGAGGCTCTGACCGCTGCGCGGCCTGTCCGCATCGGGCTGTCCGCGACCCAGCGCCCGATCGAAACGGTCGCCGAGTTTCTCGTCGGCGACCGAGTTCGAAGTTCCGAGTTCGAAGTTCGAGGTTATTCGATTTCAGAAAGTCCGAACTTCGAACGTCCTGCTCCGAGAACTTCGAACTTCGAACCTCGAACTTCGAACTCGATTGCGCCCTGCGCAATCGTCGACGTCGGGCACCGGCGCGACATGGACGTGGCGGTCGAGGTCCCAAAGGATGAGTTGGGCGCGGTGGCCACCAACGCGATCTGGCGCGACATCTACGACCGTGTGGCCGAACTGGTGCAACAGCACCGGTCCACCCTGGTCTTCGTGAACACACGCCGGCTGGCCGAGCGGGTGGCGCACGACTTGGAAGAGCGCTTGCAGCATCTGGGCGCGCAGGTGGTGGCGGCGCATCACGGCAGTTTGTCGAGACAGATCCGGCTGTCCGCCGAGGAACGGTTGAAAACCGGGCGGACTCGCGTGGTGGTGGCGACTGCGTCGCTCGAACTGGGGATCGACGTAGGCACCGTCGATCTGGTCTGCCAGATCGGCTCGCCCCGCGCCATCGCCACGGCCTTGCAGCGGATCGGCCGGTCCGGACACTGGATCAAAGCCGTCCCGAAAGGCCGACTGTTTGCCACGACCCGTGATGAACTGATCGAATGCGCCGCCCTGGTGCGGGCGATCCGGCGCGGCGCGCTGGATCGCCTCGACGTGCCGACCGCGCCGCTGGACATTCTGGCGCAGCAGATCGTGGCGGCCGCCGCGACCCAGGAATGGCGTGAGGACGAGCTGTTCGCTTTGTGCCGGCGCGCGTATCCGTACCGCGAACTGGACCGTAAAGACTTTGACGCGGTGGTGAGGATGCTGTCCGATGGCATTCCGGCCGGCCGCGGCCGCGGGCGGGCCTATCTGTATCACGACCGGATCAACCGGCGCATCAAAGCGCGGCGCGGCGCGCGCTTGGCGGCGATCACGTCGGGAGGCGCCATTCCGGACACGGCGAATTACACGGTGATCGCCGAGCCGGACGGAACGGTGGTCGGCTCGGTGGATGAAGACTTCGCGGTGGAAAGCCTCGCCGGGGACATCATTCTGCTGGGGAATGCGTCCTGGCGCATTCGCAATGTGGAGACGGGCAAGATGAGGGTGGAAGACGCGCACGGCGCTCCGCCGACCATTCCGTTCTGGCGCGGCGAAGCCCCGTCGCGCACTGCGGAGCTCTCGGCTGAAGTCGCGGCGTTACGGCAAGAGATAGCGAAGCAGGCGTGTGGCATGAAGCAAGAGGCCAGCGGTGGCGAGAGCCTTTTAGGCAATCCCCTTGCCTCTGGCTTCTTGCCCCTTGCCTGGCTTAAGAAGGAGTGCGGGCTGGATCAGCGCGGAGCGGAACAGGCGGTGGCGTACGTGGCTTCGGGAGTCGCGGTGCTCGGCGCGGTGCCGACTCAAGAGACCGTCATCGCCGAGCGGTTTTTCGACGAGAGCGGGGGGATGCAATTGGTCATTCATGCGCCGTTCGGCGGATGTCTGAACCGCGCCTGGGGCTTGGCGCTCCGCAAGCGTTTTTGCGTGACCTTTGATTTTGAGCTCCAGGCCGCCGCGACGGACGAGGGCGTCGTGATCTCGCTGGGCGAGCGGCACAGTTTTCCGCTGGAGAGCGTCTTCGGGTTTGTGCGGTCGGAATCCGTGCGCGAGGTGCTCACACAGGCGATTCTCGCGGCGCCCATGTTCGCCAGCCGGTGGCGCTGGAACGCCACCCGCGCGCTGGCGCTGCTCCGGTTCGCCAACGGCAAACGCGTGCCGCCGCAGATCCAACGGATGCGCGCGGAAGACCTGCTGGCCGCCGTGTTCCCGGCGGCGTTGGCGTGCCAGGACAATATGCGCGATCCGCATGCGCCAAGGGATCTGCCCGATCATCCACTGGTCAAGGAAACCGTGCGGGACTGCCTCACCGAGGCGATGGACCTCGACGGGCTCATCGCGGTCTTGCAGCGCATTGAGCGGGGCGAGATCCGCTGCGTCGCGGTGGATACGCCGGTTCCCTCTCCTTTCTGTCACGAGATTCTCAACGCCAATCCCTACGCCTACCTGGACGATGCGCCGCTGGAAGAGCGGCGCGCCCGCGCGGTCGAGATGCGGCGCACGTTGCCGCCCGAGATGGCCGGGAACATCGGGGCGTTGGATCCTGCGGCCATCGCGGAGGTGAGAGAAGAAGCCTGGCCGGTCGTCCGCGACGCCGACGAGCTGCACGATGCGCTGCTGACGCTGCTCTGGGTGCCCCGCGACCAAGTGCCGGCGTGGGAGGCGTACCTGCCGGTATTGATGGAGTCCGGACGGGCGATTGAACTGCAGGTGCGAGGCGAGGGGCGAGAGGCGAGGGGATGGACGGCGACGGAGAATCGTGCAGCGGTCGAACGCATGTTCGCCGGCGGCGATGAAGCAGCGTTGGATGCCACGGTGCTGGGGTGGATGGAAAGCATCGGCCCGACAACGGCGGCGGAATTGGCTGAGCGGCTGCACGTGCCCTCTGACTGGGTTCAGGGCTCGCTCATTCGTCTGGAATCTACCGGCCAAGCCCTGCGAGGCCATTTCCGACCAATTCCACATTCCCCATTCCATATTTCACATTCAGGCGCCGCCGCGCCGGTCGAGTGGTGCCATCGCCGCCTCCTGGCCCGCATTCACCGGCTGACGATCGCTCGTCTCAGGAAAGAGATCGAGCCGGTGACCGCCGCCGAATTCATGCGGTTTCTGTTGCAGTGGCAGCACGTGGTACCGGGCTCGCGCCAACATGGCGAACCGGGCTTGTTGAAGGTCATCGAGCAACTGGCCGGGTTCGAGGCGGCCGCGTCGGCCTGGGAATCGCAGATCCTGCGTGTCCGAATGGCCAAGTATGAGCCGGAGCTGTTGGACCGGCTCTGTCTCAGCGGGGCCGTGAGTTGGGGGCGACTGACTCCGCATCCTCGTTTGGCCGACGGATGGGGAGCAGAGTCCAGCCGGCGTGGGCACCGAATCGTTCCCACCAGCGTGGCCCCGATCAGCCTGTTCCCTCGGGAGGAGGCGGCCTGGCTGCTGGCAACGTTCGGAGAGGAACGCCGACAGCCTGACGACACCTCTGGTCTCAGCTCGGTCGCACAGGACCTCCAGGGGTACCTGCGGGAGCGCGGCGCGAGTTTCTTCGCCGACCTGGTTCGGGGCACCGGGCACTTGCCGTCGCAGGTCGAAGACGGCCTGTGGGAGTTGGTCGCAGCGGGACTGGTGACGGCGGACGGATTCGACAACCTGCGGGCCCTTATGGACCCGCGACGCCGGCGGGCGGAAGGGCGAGCGCGGCTGCGCCGGCCGCGACACGCGGCGGGACGGTGGTCGCTGCTGCGGGAAGCTGTCAGCCGGCAGCGAATAGCGAGTAGCGAACAGCGGACACACAGCGGCTCGGAGCTATCAGCGACCAGCTCTTCGCTATCTGCAAACATCCTGGCCGAACAGGTTGCCCGCCAGTTGCTCCGCCGCTACGGCGTGGTGTTTCGCGACCTGCTTGGGCGGGAATCGCTCAGCCTGCCGTGGCGGGATCTGTTGGTTCAGTATCGGCGGCTCGAATTGCGGGGCGAGGTGCGCGGCGGGCGGTTTGTCAGCGGGTTTACCGGCGAACAGTTCGCCTTGCCGGAGGCGGTGGAGTCGCTGCGGGCGTTGCGGAAGAGCGGCGGGAGCGGCGCGGCCGGTCAGGAGATCAAACTGTCCGCCGCCGATCCGTTGAACCTGGTCGGCGTCATTCTGCCGGGGCCGCGCGTGCCGGCCCAGCCGTCCAACTTCATCGTGTTCCAGGACGGCATGGTTCTCAGGGTTGATGCTGCCTCGGCCGTGGTCTCTATCGACGCGGCCCGGTCATCGAACCGTTGA
- a CDS encoding DUF3015 family protein, translating into MNALKSALPALCAVALLALTVSACTLKATLDTTSDGMTNFLSSTSGKTWFTEDGLVREDLKVEAFAWMNYENLKQDMARGSGEYLLSLGSLMNVPPDRQMEFLAFVQERYPILAGMDRTTPVTMLAALRQEWAARSTVR; encoded by the coding sequence ATGAACGCCTTGAAATCCGCGCTGCCGGCTCTGTGCGCAGTCGCCTTGCTTGCGCTGACTGTATCGGCCTGCACCTTGAAAGCGACTCTGGACACGACGTCCGACGGGATGACGAACTTCCTGTCCTCCACGTCCGGCAAGACCTGGTTCACGGAGGACGGCCTGGTGCGGGAGGACCTGAAGGTTGAGGCGTTCGCCTGGATGAACTATGAGAACTTGAAACAGGACATGGCGCGAGGAAGCGGAGAATATCTCCTGTCGCTCGGCAGCTTGATGAACGTGCCTCCCGACCGGCAGATGGAGTTCCTGGCCTTCGTTCAGGAGCGATATCCGATCCTTGCAGGCATGGATCGGACAACCCCCGTGACGATGCTGGCGGCCTTGAGACAAGAATGGGCCGCGCGGTCAACGGTTCGATGA
- a CDS encoding DUF3592 domain-containing protein, which translates to MFSRPSFSAFKLARRSVGLWTGAIFLVVGVVFLANGIQESRLEERYREHGITAQAIVLDKAIERAKRGERSRTRYVIAYRFTTAQGDAVEDSAEVSVEEWERIEAGHPFSVTYLSGEPQSSRASAEDERIAAMVFTGLGGVFTLLGGGLTLVSLRSILRAWRLSREGLVAEGTVVHIGPTNTTINRVRQWRIRYRYRDHLGRSQEGESHLLAPEEVSAWHEGDTGVVRFDRERPNRSIWIGKS; encoded by the coding sequence ATGTTCTCGCGCCCATCATTTTCTGCGTTCAAGCTCGCGCGCCGGTCCGTAGGGCTTTGGACCGGCGCGATATTTCTTGTGGTCGGCGTCGTCTTCTTGGCGAACGGCATCCAAGAGAGCCGGCTGGAAGAACGATACCGTGAGCATGGGATCACTGCTCAGGCTATCGTGTTGGACAAGGCCATCGAGCGGGCCAAACGCGGGGAGCGTTCGCGAACTCGCTACGTGATCGCCTACCGTTTCACGACCGCACAAGGCGACGCCGTCGAGGACTCGGCTGAAGTGTCCGTGGAGGAATGGGAACGGATTGAGGCAGGCCATCCGTTTTCCGTGACCTACCTGTCCGGCGAGCCGCAGTCGAGCCGGGCGTCCGCCGAAGACGAGCGGATCGCGGCGATGGTTTTTACAGGACTGGGCGGGGTCTTCACATTGCTTGGCGGCGGGTTGACGCTCGTCAGCCTGCGGTCGATCCTACGGGCGTGGCGCCTGTCGCGAGAGGGACTCGTTGCGGAAGGAACGGTCGTTCACATCGGACCGACCAATACCACCATCAATCGCGTCCGCCAGTGGCGCATCCGCTACCGCTATCGCGATCACCTTGGACGTTCGCAGGAAGGAGAATCTCATCTGCTCGCCCCCGAGGAAGTCTCGGCCTGGCACGAAGGGGACACCGGCGTCGTTCGATTCGACCGCGAGCGGCCGAACCGCAGTATATGGATCGGCAAGTCATGA
- a CDS encoding DUF3592 domain-containing protein: MVRPGARNFWFWFGGVWLFVGAPFLVIGLYVGSQHLVVSKRLDAEGRTIEGMVLTKEIRTSSSSGGRRRTAPAYRVTFRFVAPNGLITGDAEVSAETWDTLVEREPIRVTYLPDNPQHYRVEGQVGGWMLPIIFTVLGGVFTGVGGVLFFRGLGQLRTREWLLREGFPIEATVTDVRPTRLWVNGVQQWAIHYQYRDDRGRIHQGKSGALSPEETETWKEGDTGVVRFDRGRPRRSVWLGKA, from the coding sequence GTGGTTCGACCTGGCGCGAGAAACTTCTGGTTCTGGTTCGGCGGCGTCTGGTTGTTCGTCGGCGCGCCGTTTCTGGTCATCGGGCTCTACGTCGGCTCGCAACACCTCGTTGTGAGCAAGCGCCTCGACGCGGAGGGACGGACAATCGAGGGCATGGTCCTCACAAAGGAGATCAGGACATCCTCCTCCAGCGGCGGCCGACGCCGTACGGCCCCTGCCTATCGCGTCACCTTTCGATTTGTCGCCCCGAACGGTTTGATCACGGGCGACGCCGAGGTGAGCGCGGAAACCTGGGATACGTTGGTCGAACGGGAGCCCATTCGGGTCACCTATCTGCCCGACAACCCGCAACATTACAGAGTTGAAGGCCAGGTCGGCGGGTGGATGCTCCCGATCATCTTCACGGTCCTCGGCGGAGTGTTCACCGGTGTCGGCGGGGTTCTCTTCTTCCGAGGCCTCGGTCAGCTCCGCACAAGGGAATGGCTGCTCCGTGAGGGGTTTCCTATCGAGGCCACGGTGACGGATGTGCGTCCGACCCGCCTCTGGGTCAATGGCGTCCAGCAATGGGCCATCCACTACCAGTACCGGGACGACCGCGGCAGAATCCACCAAGGCAAGAGCGGCGCGCTGTCCCCTGAAGAGACTGAAACCTGGAAAGAGGGCGATACGGGCGTCGTGCGCTTCGATCGCGGCCGGCCGCGGCGAAGCGTGTGGCTCGGCAAGGCGTGA
- a CDS encoding tetratricopeptide repeat protein, giving the protein MPRRMCHPAVPVIAAYALFAVAGCEDLMKQLPAGTDRYLQTGMSVGSAVMNRPTFTEADEERMAQENAKKYESSQRLWDDPLLDTYLNDIVQRLVAVAHPRPFTYSIRVVNDASINAFTFGGGLLYVNAGLLARMENEAQLAMVLAHEIAHVTESHVTKGIEGSYGFQVLGQLAAQAAEASGKVTLPPALLQKTYEYSMKAAISGHGRASETEADVVGLDYLVKAGYDPREAPKTFEQLLKEYGDQGALENFFYGDHPTNKSRIAKLTGLVQSKYSQDLASRKLLVNTDEFNRRTRELVVNVGKLDYERKRFKTAAAMFEKALAAKDNDPVLHYYLGKIDLETGSGSEASKRAIGHFVAAIKADDAFADAYREMGLAYYKLGDRKTAAMAFEKYLSLNPGARDAERIRKALDDLQGS; this is encoded by the coding sequence ATGCCTCGACGCATGTGTCATCCCGCCGTACCCGTGATCGCCGCATATGCACTTTTCGCCGTGGCCGGCTGCGAGGACCTGATGAAACAACTGCCGGCCGGCACGGACCGGTATCTTCAGACAGGGATGTCGGTCGGCAGCGCCGTCATGAATCGGCCGACCTTCACCGAGGCTGATGAAGAACGGATGGCGCAGGAGAACGCGAAGAAGTATGAGAGCAGCCAACGGTTGTGGGACGATCCGCTGCTCGACACTTATCTGAACGACATCGTTCAGCGACTCGTCGCCGTCGCGCACCCGCGCCCATTCACATACAGCATTCGCGTCGTCAACGATGCGAGCATCAACGCCTTCACGTTCGGCGGCGGGCTCCTGTACGTCAACGCCGGCTTGCTCGCCCGCATGGAAAACGAAGCCCAATTGGCCATGGTCCTGGCGCATGAGATCGCGCATGTCACGGAAAGCCATGTCACCAAGGGCATCGAAGGCAGTTACGGCTTTCAGGTGCTGGGCCAACTGGCCGCGCAGGCGGCCGAGGCCAGCGGCAAGGTCACACTCCCGCCTGCGTTGTTGCAAAAAACCTACGAGTACTCGATGAAGGCCGCCATCAGCGGCCATGGCCGCGCCAGCGAAACCGAAGCCGATGTCGTGGGGCTGGATTACCTGGTCAAGGCCGGCTACGACCCGCGGGAAGCGCCGAAGACGTTCGAGCAACTCCTGAAAGAATACGGCGACCAGGGCGCCCTCGAAAACTTCTTCTACGGCGACCACCCCACCAACAAGTCGCGGATTGCAAAGCTCACCGGCTTGGTCCAATCGAAATACAGCCAGGATTTGGCAAGCCGGAAGCTTCTGGTGAATACCGACGAGTTCAACCGGCGGACGCGCGAGCTGGTGGTGAATGTCGGCAAGCTGGACTACGAACGCAAGCGGTTTAAGACAGCCGCCGCGATGTTTGAAAAAGCGCTGGCGGCCAAGGACAACGACCCCGTGCTGCACTACTACCTTGGAAAGATCGACCTGGAGACAGGCAGCGGTTCCGAGGCGTCCAAGCGGGCCATCGGTCACTTCGTCGCGGCGATCAAAGCCGACGACGCATTCGCCGACGCCTACAGAGAGATGGGACTTGCGTATTACAAGCTCGGAGACCGAAAGACCGCCGCGATGGCGTTTGAGAAGTATCTTTCTCTCAACCCCGGCGCAAGAGACGCCGAACGGATCCGGAAGGCCCTGGATGATCTCCAGGGGTCCTGA
- a CDS encoding BTAD domain-containing putative transcriptional regulator, giving the protein MAVRTPRLAKLTRPTLPVVHERKRLFRLLDAARKRPVVWLTAPAGSGKTTLAASYLGARRLPHIWYSIDPGDGDPASFFYYLRLAVGHGASRRKAQLPLLTPEYLPGLPAFTRNFFRLFFARIKQPGVAVFDNFERLPEDSPLHDLLSIGLAEIPPDVTVIVLSRADPPSSLAHLLASGLLALLGWDDLRLTQRESLAIGRLRSRLSTEQLRALHEETQGWVTGLVLLVEHGSPCGRRRTRDLSSGHVMLFDYFAEELFKRTDDTTRAMLLQTSLLPKITAETARQLTGIEQAEALLNGLVRRNYFTFKLAGPSPTYEYHPLFRAFLQSRARAAYSQPELNRLRRRAAALLEADGFIEDAAALLIEAGDWDRLIRLVLLQAPVMAAQGRGPALAQWIRAVPGEMLEKTPWLRYWLGTCRLPFDPVEARAHFNGAFALFEKTDDPAGSYLAWLGLVESVFFEWRDFVQFDRCRELFDDLRRRYPDYPSSEIEARVTFATFTMLINRWPDHPDLPSWAGKAEALLWSGADINTRLMQANHLLYYCTWRGDLAKAKHLIAEIHAEWTRQDVAPMTRLWRHASLAIVYWHTGDIEQGLHEVEEGRRLADATGIRMVEIQRLGAEIFLLLIRGDVEAAERRLHQTSFALRPQSLLDGSYYHHLASMVALHKGQLAHAEECAQSALTMVRASGMPFGEAICLMANARIALETGQATRARNSLNGARRIARAIGGRSLEYMCDLTEAELEFSLRREQEGSALLRQALRLGKALGLAGLPWWTRDRIARLYAHALDAGIEPDYVKEAVRRHALAPPADIPADDWPWPIKVYTLGRFAVVKDGTPLRFKGKTQRRPLELLMALIALGGRGVPIEKLTDALWPDADADAAYRVFTVALHRLRRLLGSDAALRLTHNRLTLEPRDVWVDAWSFERLLSAAEREGDEADLTAAARKVLSLYHGRFLDGVDATWALSSRARLQTRFLRFAIAHARRLMRMGLYDQAIVLLEQGLAADDLAEELYLELMQCYRALDRPADALSVYHRCRQALKAGLDLAPSPEIERFRQTLQQPSAARSDRRTGVTSDVPSTSA; this is encoded by the coding sequence ATGGCCGTACGCACTCCGAGGCTGGCCAAGCTCACCCGCCCGACTCTGCCCGTGGTGCATGAGCGGAAGCGGCTGTTCCGCCTCCTCGATGCGGCCCGCAAAAGACCGGTCGTCTGGCTCACCGCCCCGGCCGGGTCCGGGAAGACGACGCTGGCGGCCAGCTACCTCGGCGCTCGGAGACTGCCTCACATCTGGTACAGCATCGACCCGGGCGACGGAGACCCCGCGTCGTTCTTTTATTATCTAAGACTCGCCGTCGGGCATGGCGCTTCCCGCAGGAAGGCGCAACTCCCGCTCCTGACGCCGGAATATCTGCCTGGCCTCCCGGCCTTCACCCGCAACTTCTTCCGCCTGTTCTTCGCCCGGATCAAACAGCCCGGCGTCGCAGTGTTCGACAATTTCGAGCGCCTGCCGGAAGACTCGCCGCTGCACGACCTGCTGTCGATCGGGCTCGCCGAAATTCCGCCCGACGTCACGGTGATCGTCCTCAGCCGCGCCGATCCTCCGTCCTCTTTGGCTCACCTGCTCGCATCCGGTTTGCTCGCCCTTTTGGGCTGGGACGATCTGCGGCTGACCCAACGGGAGAGTCTTGCGATCGGCCGGCTGCGATCCCGACTGAGCACGGAGCAACTTCGCGCCCTGCATGAAGAAACGCAGGGTTGGGTCACCGGCCTCGTGTTGTTGGTCGAACATGGATCGCCTTGCGGGAGACGACGAACACGGGACCTGTCCTCCGGCCACGTGATGCTGTTCGACTATTTCGCGGAGGAACTGTTCAAGCGCACGGACGACACGACGCGCGCCATGCTGCTGCAAACGTCTCTCCTCCCCAAGATCACGGCTGAGACGGCCAGACAGTTGACTGGCATCGAACAGGCGGAGGCTTTGCTGAACGGACTGGTGCGTCGCAATTACTTCACCTTCAAGCTTGCCGGCCCATCCCCGACCTATGAATACCATCCGCTGTTCCGGGCCTTCCTGCAGTCTCGCGCCCGTGCAGCCTATTCCCAGCCGGAGCTGAACCGCCTGCGGCGCCGGGCGGCGGCGTTGCTCGAAGCCGACGGGTTCATCGAAGACGCCGCCGCATTATTGATCGAAGCCGGCGACTGGGACAGGCTGATCCGACTGGTCCTCCTGCAGGCGCCGGTGATGGCGGCCCAGGGTCGCGGCCCGGCCTTGGCGCAGTGGATTCGGGCCGTCCCTGGCGAGATGCTTGAGAAGACACCGTGGCTCCGCTACTGGCTGGGGACCTGCCGGCTGCCGTTCGATCCGGTCGAGGCACGGGCGCACTTCAACGGGGCGTTCGCGCTGTTCGAGAAGACGGACGATCCCGCCGGTTCGTATCTCGCCTGGCTGGGTCTCGTCGAAAGCGTCTTCTTCGAATGGCGGGATTTCGTCCAGTTCGACCGGTGCCGAGAGCTGTTCGACGACCTTCGCCGCCGGTATCCGGACTATCCGTCGTCCGAGATCGAAGCGCGCGTCACCTTTGCGACCTTTACGATGCTCATCAACCGCTGGCCCGATCACCCGGATCTTCCCTCATGGGCCGGGAAAGCCGAAGCGCTGCTCTGGTCGGGGGCGGACATCAACACCCGCCTGATGCAAGCCAACCATCTGCTGTATTACTGCACGTGGCGGGGGGACCTCGCCAAAGCGAAGCACCTCATCGCCGAGATCCACGCAGAATGGACAAGGCAGGACGTCGCCCCGATGACCCGCCTGTGGCGGCACGCCTCGCTGGCGATCGTGTACTGGCACACCGGGGACATCGAACAGGGTTTGCACGAAGTCGAGGAAGGCCGCCGGCTGGCCGACGCCACGGGCATCCGTATGGTCGAGATTCAACGCCTGGGCGCGGAAATTTTTCTGCTCCTCATACGAGGCGACGTCGAGGCGGCCGAGCGCCGGCTTCACCAGACATCCTTCGCCCTCCGCCCCCAGAGTCTGCTCGACGGCTCGTATTATCATCACCTGGCCTCGATGGTGGCTCTGCACAAAGGCCAACTGGCCCACGCCGAAGAATGCGCGCAGTCGGCCCTGACGATGGTCAGGGCCAGCGGCATGCCGTTCGGTGAGGCGATCTGTCTGATGGCGAACGCGCGCATTGCATTGGAGACGGGCCAGGCGACCCGCGCACGGAACTCGCTGAACGGCGCGCGCCGGATCGCCCGCGCCATCGGCGGCCGATCCCTCGAATACATGTGCGACCTCACGGAGGCGGAGCTCGAATTCTCGTTGCGGCGAGAGCAGGAAGGATCGGCCTTACTCCGGCAAGCCTTGCGCCTCGGCAAAGCCCTTGGCCTCGCCGGTCTTCCGTGGTGGACGCGCGATCGCATCGCCCGGCTGTATGCGCACGCGCTCGATGCGGGTATCGAGCCCGACTACGTCAAGGAGGCGGTCCGGCGGCATGCCCTCGCGCCGCCGGCCGACATACCGGCCGACGACTGGCCCTGGCCGATCAAGGTCTATACCTTGGGGCGCTTCGCCGTGGTGAAAGACGGCACGCCCCTTCGATTCAAAGGCAAGACCCAGCGCCGCCCGCTCGAGCTGCTCATGGCGCTGATTGCTCTGGGCGGGCGCGGGGTCCCGATCGAGAAATTGACCGACGCGCTCTGGCCGGACGCCGACGCCGACGCCGCCTATCGGGTGTTCACCGTCGCGCTGCATCGGCTGCGCCGGCTGCTCGGGTCGGACGCCGCCCTCAGACTCACTCACAACCGCCTCACCCTCGAGCCGCGCGATGTCTGGGTCGACGCCTGGTCGTTCGAACGCCTGCTCAGCGCGGCTGAGCGGGAAGGAGACGAGGCGGACCTGACGGCTGCCGCCCGCAAGGTGTTGAGCTTGTACCACGGCCGGTTCCTCGACGGAGTAGACGCGACGTGGGCCCTTTCGTCGCGCGCGCGGCTGCAGACCCGATTCCTCCGCTTCGCAATCGCGCACGCCCGGCGCCTGATGCGGATGGGCCTCTATGACCAAGCCATCGTTCTGCTGGAACAAGGTCTGGCCGCCGACGACCTCGCCGAGGAGCTGTATTTGGAACTCATGCAATGTTATCGCGCCCTCGATCGCCCCGCCGATGCGCTGTCGGTGTATCACCGATGCCGGCAGGCCTTGAAAGCCGGGCTCGACCTGGCGCCGTCTCCGGAGATCGAACGGTTCCGCCAGACGTTACAACAACCGAGCGCCGCCCGCAGCGACCGCCGAACCGGCGTCACATCCGACGTGCCTTCCACCTCAGCCTGA